A genomic region of Nymphaea colorata isolate Beijing-Zhang1983 chromosome 2, ASM883128v2, whole genome shotgun sequence contains the following coding sequences:
- the LOC116248188 gene encoding BURP domain-containing protein 5-like isoform X3, giving the protein MANFFPFFLLFLSALMLVGASSSKSMEMSSVGYWNKLLPRTPIPTSLHAFLPKDIDVPFQWKNVDNMLVYCITYHRYKLGTTLDQLKGDRETNFLFLEENLKPGSKTKKVDFVKKVQETSGWPTLLPRREAQGIPFSSSKLADILKRFSLDPNSADASIVKHTLEDCEMEANKGETRYCATSLESVVDFAVSQLKTNDLQLLTYSFVNKEERDPKSRVYTVQPGVVELPSAQAVVCHIESYPYAVFHCHTPVKSKYYVVPLVAEEDGSRMSAGATCHTDTSSWNPNHPSMLVLGIKPGTPVCHFLSHGHFAFVPNSAS; this is encoded by the exons CTTGTAGGTGCGAGCAGCAGCAAAAGCATGGAGATGAGTTCGGTGGGCTACTGGAATAAACTGTTGCCCAGAACCCCCATCCCCACGTCTCTCCATGCTTTCTTGCCAAAAG ACATCGATGTTCCTTTCCAGTGGAAGAATGTTGACAACATGCTCGTCTATTGCATTACTTACCATCGCTACAAACTTGGAACAACACTAGATCAGCTAAAGGGAGACCGTGAGACTAATTTCCTCTTCTTGGAAGAGAACTTGAAGCCAGGCAGCAAGACTAAGAAGGTGGACTTTGTGAAGAAGGTGCAGGAGACCAGCGGCTGGCCAACCCTACTGCCTCGAAGAGAAGCACAGGGCATccccttctcttcttccaagCTTGCTGATATCCTGAAACGCTTCTCCCTGGATCCCAACTCAGCCGATGCATCAATAGTGAAGCACACGCTCGAGGATTGCGAAATGGAAGCGAATAAGGGCGAGACTAGATACTGCGCTACATCCTTGGAATCCGTGGTCGACTTTGCAGTGTCACAGCTCAAAACAAATGATCTTCAGTTGCTAACCTACTCATTCGTGAACAAGGAAGAAAGGGACCCCAAAAGCAGAGTGTACACAGTTCAACCTGGTGTGGTTGAACTGCCCTCCGCACAAGCGGTGGTGTGCCACATTGAGTCATATCCCTATGCAGTGTTCCACTGCCACACGCCTGTCAAAAGCAAATATTACGTTGTTCCTTTGGTTGCtgaagaagatggcagcagAATGAGTGCAGGGGCAACGTGCCACACCGACACCTCTTCGTGGAACCCGAACCATCCCTCTATGCTGGTGCTAGGAATCAAGCCAGGAACTCCTGTTTGCCACTTCCTTTCTCATGGTCACTTTGCGTTTGTTCCCAACTCTGCTTCTTAA